The region AAGCGAGACTAAGGCAAGTCAGAGAGTTTAGGAGTTGGAGAGACGCAATTGCGTCTTAAGAGTTAGAAAGTATAAAAAGGAAGTATAAAATCAGAAAAGCACCTGCGGCCTGGGCTGTAGGTGCTTTTCTGATTTTATAGAGTAGGGTTAGGTGCAGCAAGAGGCCTGGTTTTCCTGCTCCTGTCTCACACGGAGCAGGAGCAGGGCCAGGTTTTCATCATAGTTTTATTTGGTAGCAGAAAAAGGTAGTAGTCTGAAAGCTGGCAGCTTTAGTGCCGGCTTCCGATAATAAGATGCCTAAACTGCGGCGGGGGTTGCAAGAGCTATAAAATTTTTTCAAATAAAACAGAAGAGGCATCCGCAGCTACTAGCCAGCCAGCGGGTGCCTCTTCTGTCAGCGTTATACCTACTACTTTTATACTTATTGCGGCAGCAGCACTTTGTCGATCACATGGATCACGCCGTTTGATGTCGGGATAGATGCCACGATATTGGCGCCGTTCACAGTCACCTTGCCATCTTTCACGCCCATGGTTACGCGACCGCCGTTTACCTGGCCCAGGCTCTGGCCATCTTCAAATCTGTCGGCATTCAGCACGCCTACATACACGTGGTACTGCAGGATGTTGCGGAGGTCGCTACGTTTCTCGGGCTTCAGCAGGCCGTCTACTGTGCCGGCAGGCAGTTGCTCGAAGGCCTCATCGGTGGGCGCGAACACGGTGAATGGCCCGGCGTTGGTGAGAACGTCTACCAGCCCGGCTGTTTTAACGGCTGTTACCAGCGTGGTGTGGTCGGGGGAGGCGGCGGCTACCTGCACCACGTTCTTCTGCGACTCCTCGTCCTGTACGGCAGATTGGCCTCCGGTGGCTGTGGCTTCATGTTGTACTTCTTGTTTAGTAGTCTGTTCTTCCGAAGAACTGCATGCGGCCAGCACAGCACCTGTCGCTATCACGAAGGCCATTGGTAAGATCCTTTTCATATCCTTTAGTTTGAAGTGTATTGTAAGTACAATATTGCTACACAAACACTTAAGGAAATATGATTTTGGTTAGCCGCGAAAATGACTTTGGTTAGAATTTGTAGGAGGGAAGGGAGAGGATTTAATATATAGTTTATATCTTGATGTGGCTATACTTTGGAGCTTGCACTGAGTTTACATAGCCTACTCATAAGACAGATATATGTTATAGTAATGTATATATCGTAGTTGTACCACATTTATAAGTATGAAAAACCTGACATTATTGATAGCCGTGCTTCTTACTACTTTTGTGGCAACAGCGCAGGTAGCTATTATTCAGGATAAGGACGGGTACACCAATGTTAGGGAGAAACCGAATGGACAATCACAGGTTATTCATAAACTATACAGTAATGAAGCCTTCTGGTTTGACTATGAAGAAGGTCATGATACAAACGAGTGGATTCCTGTCTACATACCTATAAATGCCTTCTCCTTCAGTTCTTCGCAGCCTGACTACATCGAAGGGTTCATACATAAGTCAAGGCTACAGCCGCTGGAAAAGCTACAGCCCTACCAAGGTACAGATTTTAAATTTGAATATCTTCTGGAGCCCTTTAAGCTCAATAACCGAATTGTTGAAAAGCATGAAGGGAAGTGGGTAAAAACAATTGCAGGCAGACCCGTATGGGGAACGGACGGAAACTTTCCAAGAACACAAGTAAAAGGGGTTACTGCCATAGTTGAGGGAAAGAAGGTTGAAATAAACACACCTCTCTACAGCGACATCTACGAATGCACGAACACCTTCAAGGTCTATAAGAATGGTGATTCTTATATCGTGTACCAATGGAACAGCGATGGAGCTGGTGCTTATCAGGTTGTGTGGGTCTTTACTAAAGATGGACTGAAGCAAAGGCTGGTAGGGACTATGATATGAAGAAGAACAAGGTACAACTAGCTAACAAAGCATAAAAGACCTCCTTCGGCTTAGCCTCGCACACCTCATCTACAAGTCTATCCCCTACAGCAACAACAACCCCTTCTCCCGCAAATCGAACCAGCTCGGCGAGCTGAGGAACTCCGAGAAGTTCAGGTGTGCCTCTGCTGGGAAACTTTCCTCCAGTTGCTTTAATGTGATGGATTCCGGATAGTCGGGCGTTACTTTCTGTAGCATATCAAATAACCATTGGCCTATAGTAGCGGTGGTTTTCACCTCAAAGTCCTCGCCTTTCTCGAAGAAGGTGAGCAGGCAGCGCTCAAGGGTCTGGCCTTTTTGCGCGATTATGGTAAAGTCGATGGCCGGCGTGTTGCCCAGCCAGAGCACGCGCGCGTTGGGTCGGGTGCTGTCGGGGCGGTGCGGGGCAGAGATGGCCTCGGCAATCAGGTTGGGACTCTCCGTGGTGCGCGGCACTTTAAAATCAAACCAGAAGGAGAGCTTCTCCTCCAGGCCTACGCCGTGCATGTAATTGTAGAGTGCCTTGGCCAGTCCCTCGCCAAACAACGTATGGTCGGTGCCCTTGGGGTCGTCGTGCCACAGGTCGTTGTTGGCGAAATCGCCTTCGGGCGGGCCCACCTTCACCACGCCATACTTCTCCGGGTTCTTGCCGATGGGGCTGTGTGCCGTCATGCTGAAGCGGTGCCAGTAACCTGACTGGATCACGCCGGTTTCAAACAGCTGCCGCACCACCTCCAGCGAGTCTATCGTCTCCTGGGCCGTTTGTGTTGGGAAGCCATACATGAGGTAGGCGTGCACCATAATGCCCGCCTGCGTAAAGCTATCGGTTACGCGGGCCACCTGCTCTATACTGACGCCTTTGGCCATGAGCTGCAGCAGCCTATCCGAGGCCACCTCCAGGCCACCCGACACGGCAATACAGCCTGAGGCAGCCAGCAGGCGGCACAAATCAGGCGTAAAGGTCTTCTCAAAGCGGATGTTCCCCCACCAGCTGATCTTCACGCCACGACGAATCAGCTCGATGGCCATGTCGCGGAGTGGAGCAGGCGGGGCGGCCTCGTCTACAAAATGGAAGCCAGTTTGGCCGGTCTGGGCGATGATCTGCTCGATGCGGTCTACCAGCAGCGTGGCCGGGGCCACATCGTAACGGTTGATATAATCCAGCGTAACGTCGCAGAACGAGCAGCGTTTCCAGTAGCAGCCGTGGGCGATGGTGAGCTTATTCCAGCGGCCATCGCTCCAGAGGCGGTGCATCGGGTTGATCACGTCTATCACCGACAGGTAATCAGGCAAAGGCAGGTCGCTGTAATCGGGCGTGCCTACTTCGTTGTGCGGAATATCCGGGTCGGTGCAGCCGTTCAGGTACTTTACCTCGCCATCGGCAAGTATAAACGTGCGCTGCAGCTGCCCGGCCCCGCGCTCGCCCTGCAGGTGCTCGAGCAGTTTTAGCCATGGACCTTCGCCGTCGTCCAGCGTCACGAAATCAATATACTTAAACAGGCGCGGCTCGCGCAGGCTGCGCAGTTCCGTATTAGGGTAGCCGCCGCCCATCGCTGTTTTTATACTTGGGTAGTGCTCCTTAATATACTTGGCCATGCGCAGGCCGCCATACAGGTTGCCCGGAAAAGGGATGGAGAAGCCCACCACATCAGGCTGTACCTGTTGCAGGCGCTCTTCCAATAGCTCCAGTAACATAAGGTCCACGAGGCTCGGCTGTTCCTGCAGCGCCTCCTCCAGCGGATCGAAGGACGTGGCTGAAAGAGCCAGCTTCTCGGCATAGCGGCTAAAGGCAAAGTAGGGTGAAATGGTTTCCTTGATCAGGTCGCCCAGATCCTCTAAGTATAAAGTAGCCAGGTAGCGGGCCCTGTCGGTAATGCCCATACTTCCGAAAGCCCAGTCGATGTCCTCCACCTGATCGAAGCGCGATGCCTCGGGCAGAAAGCGGCTGTAGCTGATCTGCTGTGCCAGCGTGTGGTCCTTGTTCTGTAGAAAGCGGATGACCGGCTCTATGGTATTCAGGTAGTCGCGCTTCAGATGCAAAATGCGGAGGCTGTTGTCGGAGAGCTCGTAATCGCCCTGCTCTATCGCCTCAAAAATACGCTGAAGCCCTTTACGGGAGAACATGCGCAGCACCAGCTCTATGCCCAAATCGGCCTGCACCACCTTATAGCCGCGGCCGGTTAAAAAGCCTTTGAGGTAGGCGGTGGCGGGGTATGGCGTGTTCAGTTGGGTGAGCGGTGGCGTTATGAGCAGGATGGTTGGCTTCTTCTCCAAGATAAGTCAGCTTTAAAGTATGAATATGGCGGCGGCAGGGCCAAAGCACAAAAGTACGGATAATGGCGCACAATTAAGAGCCGCCCTTATGCAACAGCCGGGGTAGGGGTAGAGGTTCACCCTGCTCTTTTATAGAGGCAGCACTGCGATGAAAAAAGTGATGGAGGTGTGTTTTATACTTAAAATATATTTTATATAAAGTATTTGGTATTTATTATTTAGCTGATTATATTTGTTTGATGAAAGATAATTGCTGCTGAGGAAGTTAACCGCTACACCGCCATGCAAAAGCCCGCTACCATGAACACCCTGAAAACCCTGCAGATGGTACTGACCACGCTGCTATTGGTACTTGCCATACTTGCTCTGCATTGGCAGGAGGGCGTTGGTCAGAAAAGCCGGGTGGCGGATGGCGACCCAAAGGAGGAAGCTGCGCCTGTTAAGGAGCCGGTGTACGCGGATTGCTGCTTGCAGCACGCCTTGCAGGCTGCGGAGGGCGGAGATACCTTCACCGGTCAGATCCACCTCAAGCATGTGGAACAGGTGTTTCAGCTCGGGACTCTGATGCTGCTGGAGGCTGACTCTGCCAGGCACATTGCGGCGTCTCTTAATTAAAGGATCCCCCTTACCAACTAATACCCTGTAAAGCAAAAGCCTGCGTTGTTATACGCAGGCTTTTTTTATTTCCCCGGAGGTATAGGTTGTCCATCTTTACTTCAGTACTTTATCCACAGCTTTGCTAACGCCCGGTACGATGGCCAGCACCGTGAGCGAGAGCAGCACGAAGAGCACAAAGAAACTGCGCAGCAAGCGCCCCGGAAAGTCGGCGTGCAGGCCGAACGTATAGAGCTCCAGCGCTAATGCCAGCAGCAGGCAGCTAAGGGCGATGAGCAGCAGCTTGCGGCGCAGCTGTGGTTTAAGGATCGGCTTTGGCATAGCAGGCGTTGTTTACACCCAAAGATAGGGAAGCGGCAGACATATTAGAAAATCAGGAATGGCCTTTTTCTGCCTCGCTCTCCTCTTCGGCATCTGGCTGCTGCTCCGGCTCCGGTGGCGGTGCCTGCTTGTCCTGCCGCACTTTCTCTATGTCCGACGAGTCGTCTTTGGTGTTTTCCCTGGGCGGTTGTTTTGGCTTGTTCTCCTCCATGGCAAGTATAAGGTATCGTTCTAGGCTAATGTACGGGTAAGGCTTCTCATCGGTGTAGTTTTCAACAATAAACTCTGCCCAGACGTACACTCTCATAAGCCACAGCCAGGTACAGCTGGTATAGGCAAGTATGTTTAACTGGAATAGTTTAGATGATGAATACACAAAAGATAAGATCAGCTTTTTTTGCACTGATAGCCACAGCTGTGGCCACTTTTGGCTTGGCAGCCTGCGACACCGGCACCAGCCCCGGCGAGACGAACGTTGAACGAAGCGATCATGTTGACGAAGGGAGTATAGTGGGCGATAATGATGAGAACCGGGTAGAAGCGGAGCGCGATACCATGGAGCAGCCTTATGAGCGCGCCGAGGAAGGCTCTGCCGTGCATGCCGGCGATGGCACAGGCGAAGGCACAGAACGCGACGATGTGAAGAAGGAGGATCAGTAGCGGCTAACCTACAGGCAAGTATAAACAAAGCAGCCTGCCCCGGTTTTCGGAGCAGGCTGCTTTGTTTATACTTAATAAGGCATGTAATGTAGACAGACTTAGTTGAACATAAAGCCGTTCGGGCCAATGCCCGCTTTAAAACTGCTGACCTGTGTGCCGTCCGGGCTGTATACATATACAGTGCCGTCGCCAGACCAGTTGTTATGATCACCTCC is a window of Pontibacter kalidii DNA encoding:
- a CDS encoding DUF2798 domain-containing protein; this encodes MPKPILKPQLRRKLLLIALSCLLLALALELYTFGLHADFPGRLLRSFFVLFVLLSLTVLAIVPGVSKAVDKVLK
- a CDS encoding B12-binding domain-containing radical SAM protein, whose product is MEKKPTILLITPPLTQLNTPYPATAYLKGFLTGRGYKVVQADLGIELVLRMFSRKGLQRIFEAIEQGDYELSDNSLRILHLKRDYLNTIEPVIRFLQNKDHTLAQQISYSRFLPEASRFDQVEDIDWAFGSMGITDRARYLATLYLEDLGDLIKETISPYFAFSRYAEKLALSATSFDPLEEALQEQPSLVDLMLLELLEERLQQVQPDVVGFSIPFPGNLYGGLRMAKYIKEHYPSIKTAMGGGYPNTELRSLREPRLFKYIDFVTLDDGEGPWLKLLEHLQGERGAGQLQRTFILADGEVKYLNGCTDPDIPHNEVGTPDYSDLPLPDYLSVIDVINPMHRLWSDGRWNKLTIAHGCYWKRCSFCDVTLDYINRYDVAPATLLVDRIEQIIAQTGQTGFHFVDEAAPPAPLRDMAIELIRRGVKISWWGNIRFEKTFTPDLCRLLAASGCIAVSGGLEVASDRLLQLMAKGVSIEQVARVTDSFTQAGIMVHAYLMYGFPTQTAQETIDSLEVVRQLFETGVIQSGYWHRFSMTAHSPIGKNPEKYGVVKVGPPEGDFANNDLWHDDPKGTDHTLFGEGLAKALYNYMHGVGLEEKLSFWFDFKVPRTTESPNLIAEAISAPHRPDSTRPNARVLWLGNTPAIDFTIIAQKGQTLERCLLTFFEKGEDFEVKTTATIGQWLFDMLQKVTPDYPESITLKQLEESFPAEAHLNFSEFLSSPSWFDLREKGLLLL
- a CDS encoding fasciclin domain-containing protein, coding for MKRILPMAFVIATGAVLAACSSSEEQTTKQEVQHEATATGGQSAVQDEESQKNVVQVAAASPDHTTLVTAVKTAGLVDVLTNAGPFTVFAPTDEAFEQLPAGTVDGLLKPEKRSDLRNILQYHVYVGVLNADRFEDGQSLGQVNGGRVTMGVKDGKVTVNGANIVASIPTSNGVIHVIDKVLLPQ